DNA from Phocoena phocoena chromosome 1, mPhoPho1.1, whole genome shotgun sequence:
TTCCTGGATCCTTACACCTATTTTgtttaatgaaaggaaaagaaaggaaaggacagaATGGCAAGTTTGGCAAAAAGAcaatgtcattatttttttagCTGCACAACTCTTTTTAacacaaaattataattatagagACTTCGACTACCttgcatattttactttttaaaacagattcTGTTTCTAGGCACAGATTTTGCTTATAAAGATGTAGATAATTTTAAGTACCCATGAGTTTTGTCATAATTTCTTCCCCTTGCAAATGGTATTTCCTTTATACCCTCAAATTATTTTTCCCCctctatcttatttttctttttcctctagtCAGAGTATCGGCTTCATGACTAAAATTTTGATGCATGAGCACATTTCAGTATTCTTACTCCCCCACAGGGCTTTTGTCCTTCTGGagtatttaaatcattttgaaagcTCCTTTCTATTCTATACTATGCTTTTGAGATTGTCTACTTGTGTGTCCCTCACACAGAAACACCCCGAGGGTTCAGGCACAGAGAGGAACCAGATTTGGGTGGTAGAAGGGCTGCTGCTCCAGTACCCAGCTGCAGTCACTTCTGGCTGGGGTGACTCAAAAGAGCAACCAGGGGGAAAAGAGGAGGCAGCCATCTGGTGCTAAAATCATCCTTAAGTTCATTGACACCTGTTCCAACTGCTGAGAACTCATCCCAGCCAATCTCCACCAGTGGAACTGACCTACCCGTTCCACACACTTCTTCGGCCCCGTGGTGCTCTCTACGAcctatcctcccctcccctccgaaGGTGAACACTGGGGTCTGTTCACCCAATGTCTTCCATGCAAGAATGGAAGACACCCCAGGAGGACTCACAATGTGATCTACTCCCACATCCCATACTTCCCCATCTCCTTCACTGGGGCCTGCCTCACCTCCAGGGGCAGTAATAGCCCCGTGTTGGTCATTTCAGCTACACAGTCCTTGACAGTAACAATTTTGGATTGCACTTCAAAAAGAGacaggttagggcttccctggtgacgcagtggttgggagtccgcctgccgatgcaggggacatgggttcgcgtcccggtccgggaagatcccacatgccatggagcggctgggcccgtgagccatggctgctgagcctgtgcgtccggagcctgtgctccgcgacgggagaggccacaacagtgagatgccagcgtaccgcaaaaaaaaaaaaaaaaaaaagagacaggttAAAAAGTGAGATAGGAGGCAATTGCTCTTAATCTGTATTCTTAGTCTTTAATGCTAAAACATCCCTGGAGATGTGACAAGATGGAGTGAACCGCACCCTAGAACTACTGATGTGGACAGCAATGGTCGGGAGGAATACTTGGAAAAATATTCCAAGAGTGATGAGTGTGTGACACCTACTCTAGTAAGTACAGCTAACCACCAAAGTGCACTTTATGGAGGGTGAATCCCACTCACTACAgggctttttgtttattttggctaaAGGGCATGTGGAAGCTTGGGCTGTGCCTGAGTTCCTCTGGAAGGAGAAATGATAGCTCCTCCTAGTGGCAGAACATCACCCTTCCCTCACCTACTACACAACTTGCCTCTAAATAACTACTAACACGGAAAGCACGCTGCTTTGAACATTTGCATTGAACATTTGCATTATGTGCTCCCACGTGTCTTGAGCTGGccttctttttgcattttttccctcaagttcTAAGAATATCCTGCCTTAAGATAGTCTTTCATTGTCTGTTCAATCCAATTCAAATGTTCACCACAGGCAATAAACTTATTTCTCACCCCTCTTTTTCTCCTGGGCTTATGTACCTGGGCCACATTCCCTGGTCATCAGCCATCCTGTTTATAACTTTACAATTTATTCAAAgaaagtaactttatttttacctGAGGTATACTTATAGCATATCCAGCTGATTCGAGGTGAAAGCAGTACTTTTCAGGCCCTAAGGACACCAGggattttcttcctcctcctgacTCAAttcagcttttcttcttcttccctacTCCAAATATGTCTATGGCTTTCCTGGCTTAATactttcttaaccattttttgtAACTCACTGCAATAGGCTCATCAGGAAAGGGGAAAGGCACATACGATCTGCTGTTCTCATCAATGACATGttaaaagttcttttttgtttcctcccTGTAACCAGGCTTTCCAGCCCAAGACTCTACTGAAACTGGCCAGTACCTCACCAGTGACCTCCTTCTTCCTCGATCTAATATCTGTTCTCAGTTGTCATCCTCCTTGACTTCTCTAAACTATCCATGAGCTATACATTTAtgctcaaaattaaaataaaggccATAATCCTCATAATCTCACCATATATTATAGGTGAGATTCCTATAATCTCACCCCCACCCGAAGATAACGGTCAACCCGTGATAATATCAGCTGTATATTCTTTCAGACtttttgcatatataaatatatgcattcacacacacagacacttttAACCATACGGCAACCCACCGTGTTATTGTTCTTTATATAGCTTTCTATTGCTCTTATTTAATGCATTCCACACATCTGTCTATGGAAGTACCTTAGAGTAGCATTGTTCAACACAACTTTCACCAAGGAAGGAAATGTTTGATATCCGTGCTGCCCAACAGAGTAGCCACTATTCATGTGTTGCTTttgggcacttgaaatgtggctagtgggacagatgaactgaatttttcctttaattttaagTAGCCACAGGTCTACAGCTCTACCTCATCCTTCCTAAAAAGCTGCTTAGGTTGCATTGACACTCTTTCATCTCTACCTATCCAATTGGTATCTTGGCAGCCTCTTAATATAAATTACTTGAATTAGTGGCACACTCATTTCTACTTTAAATGTCTACCTTCTTATTTCCCACAATGGTACTTTCCAGAATATCCACAACATTTTCTAGATTGTGTTTCCCAGATTCCTAGGAATCTAGATTCACTAAGAATCTAGAATGTTTTCTAGATTGCTACTGTAAGTTTCCTAGATTTGCCAAAATCCTCCAGCCTGCTAGTGTTATCTTGTTCTTTGCAGAAAATGGTTCAAACCACCATTTGATATGTGGTGGCGATCCCAGAGTCCCTCACCAAATTTCCAGAAAATACTGTGTGCGCTTGCAAGGGGGAAGATAGGACAAGAGAGGCCCTGTACTTCTTCCAATCATTACTAGCAAgatgttttcttcctccctctggaTTTTACCTCTTGCATATGGTACCCTTTTTCTGCACTGCCATCACCCAACTCTCTCCACTTTTCCAAATACCACTAACTCAAGATTGTACATATGACAGCTGTAAATGAAAGTTTGGGGCTCTTGGGGGGTTTTACATCACAATATAGTTTAGCAAACaatttaaaatcaattattacacctcctttatttttaaaattccctctgCCAAAAAGAAATCGgttctttctttcattaaagtTTCAGCCTTCTGACATGTTGCTGGTCCTCCTCTCTTTTCCAacaatttcccccttttctccttattttactCACACCTAAACCCTCAACCCCCTGTTAATACTTTTACAACAAAGCAACTTTGCCAACAGTTTGTCTCAGCTAGACCATCCTGGCTGAGCCCCCCAATACCTCAACTTCACTCCCACTAACGTGTCCCTAAAGACCAGCTCTCCTGAGATTAATTCTGCTCCCTGTACACTGTTCCCAGAAGTTTTTCCTAAGTGGCACCAGTGATTTTAATTCAATAAGTCTAACTCTTTCATCTCCATTTTGTTGTGCCAGCTTCTCGTACTTTCCCTAGAAGATAAACAAAGGCAAAGCTGGGATGGTGGAGGCTCAGGTGCCCTGCAGCTTACATGTCATTAAAAGAAACAACCTTCCATCCACGCTctacaaaaacaacaacatattCAGGATAAGAACTTGAAAGGATATGTGAAGTAGTCTCACATATTGGTCATTCCCTAGAGGCTTAAGAAAAGATTAAGGAGAcagtaaaaattgaaaaaagggaGGAGGCTAAAGTAGTCATAGAGCTATGCCAGCACCCTCCTGATTATACAGTGAGGAAATAgactcgtgtgtgtgtgcatgcatgtgtgtgtgtgtgtgtgtgtgtgtccccacaCTTCTCTCTCTATCCCTGTTTTAGAGGCCACGATGGGAATTTCTCCATGTTGACTCCCTGCATTGCTTTCAGGCACTGAAACTGAAGAATGCAGAGAAAAAACCTCACAGAAGTGACAGAGTCACAGAAGTGACAGAGTCACATTTTCCTAGGATTCTCCAGATTCCATGAACACCAGATCACCCTCTTTGCAGTTTTTCTCATCCTGTATACATTAACCCTGGCTGGCAATGCCATCATCGTGACCATTATCCACATTGATTGTCACCTCCACATGCCCATATACTTCTTCCTGAGCATCCTGGCCAGTTCAGAGACTGTGTACACATTGGTCCACCATTCCACGGATGCTCTCTGGCCTCATAGCCCAGAACCAGCCAATCTCCTTGGCAGGCTGTACCACTCAAGTGTTCTTCTTTGTTACCTTAGCCATCAACAACCGCTTTCTGCTCACAGTGATGGGATATGACCACTATGTGACCATCTGCAACCCCCTGAGATACACACTCATCATTAGCAAGAGGGTGTGTGTCCAGCTGATGTGTGGAGCCTTCAGCACTGGCCTGGCCATGGCAGCTGTCCAGGTGACATCCATATTTACCTTACCATTTTGTCACAGATTGGTTGGTCATTTCTTCTGTGACATCCTCCCTGTCAAAAAACTCTCCTGGATTGATACCACTGTCAATGAGATCATCAATTTTGTTGTCAGTTTATCAGTGATCCTGGTTCCCATGGGCCTGGTCTTCATCTCCTACGTTCTTATCATCTCCACCATCCTCAATACCGCCTCAGCCGAGGGCCAGAAGAAGGCCTTTGCCATATGTGCCTCCCACCTCACCACGGTCATGGTCCACTACAGTTGTGCCTCCACTGACTACCTCAAGCCTAAGTCAGAAAATTCTGTAGAACAAGACCTCCTTCTCTCAGTGACCTACACCATCATCACTCCCCTTCTGAACTGTGTTGTTTACAGTCTGAGGAACAAGAAGGTCAAGGATTCCCTACGCAGAGCTGTGGGCAGAAACATTTCTTAATCCACTGACCCTTTGTATAAAGAGCAGTATGTGTTCTCATTGCATCCAACCTCACAAGTCTGTCCTGTGCAGTCTATCCTGTAATGAGATGTGCACAACTTGCTTCAGCACCCTTATTACAAAAATCACCATCTTTGCCTCCACATATTTCAAACTTTTGTCCAGGCATTTTCAACTGGGCATTTAAGAGGTGAGGAAGGTgggcatgattttttaaaaagcataccaGATTTCCAGGGTAGGGCAGGGGACTTCTTAAAAGCATATTAAATGTGGtcattttatgtttgaaaaaaatttttttaatctctattactttcaaaatacaacctgcagaaaataaaactggataAAATCTTCCCAGCAGGATAATAGTAAACAGTAAGGAAGAAAATTATACTAGAACCTTTGGGAAAGGTGAGatgcatgttattttttttaattaagaaagttGGAAATCACTGGTTTAGCCCTTGAAATTTCAGCCTTTATTATTTGATTTACCCTAGAGGCTTTGCTTCCATCCAATATGGTCTTCAGAATGCTGACCAAGGCTGTAAATGGTGAACAGCTCTTGTCTCTCTGTGCTAATCCAGTTCTCTCTGGCTGCTGGTTCTCTCCATGGAGTCAGCTTCTCTCTAGTCATGAAGAATAACAAGTTGTTCAAAAAAGAGCTCTACCCTATTTGGAGTGAGAATC
Protein-coding regions in this window:
- the LOC136132204 gene encoding LOW QUALITY PROTEIN: olfactory receptor 10J5-like (The sequence of the model RefSeq protein was modified relative to this genomic sequence to represent the inferred CDS: deleted 1 base in 1 codon); this encodes MPIYFFLSILASSETVYTLVHHPRMLSGLIAQNQPISLAGCTTQVFFFVTLAINNRFLLTVMGYDHYVTICNPLRYTLIISKRVCVQLMCGAFSTGLAMAAVQVTSIFTLPFCHRLVGHFFCDILPVKKLSWIDTTVNEIINFVVSLSVILVPMGLVFISYVLIISTILNTASAEGQKKAFAICASHLTTVMVHYSCASTDYLKPKSENSVEQDLLLSVTYTIITPLLNCVVYSLRNKKVKDSLRRAVGRNIS